A region of Paenibacillus sp. 37 DNA encodes the following proteins:
- a CDS encoding YezD family protein: protein MAKPLKVDEVWLDRIAGQLNDMEFGSLHIVVHEGQIVQMERTERKRFENTPSGSASKSGSTARSSSARSLRGSNASAKG from the coding sequence ATGGCTAAGCCGTTAAAAGTGGATGAGGTATGGTTGGACCGAATTGCCGGACAGCTGAATGACATGGAGTTTGGTTCTTTGCACATCGTGGTGCATGAAGGTCAGATTGTGCAGATGGAGCGGACCGAACGCAAGCGTTTTGAAAACACGCCCTCAGGCAGCGCCTCCAAATCCGGAAGCACGGCACGAAGCAGTTCAGCCCGTTCACTACGCGGATCAAATGCGAGTGCGAAGGGATAG
- a CDS encoding extracellular solute-binding protein, whose protein sequence is MNLNLSRKLWLYSAMLLLLVFISGCTFLGRETAQVQQQDHLASAEKDTAPQYTISWTMHQNIPVPEDAEMIAYIEDRFDVDLKVWNLENKRYEELLDLELAQGKIPDLFRIRQPHDLLKYQMQGVLAEIPPEVLEQYAPNIVQRIRDYDSRYLEYGKINGSLYGIPAINQTNIYRTPVVYREDWLKQLGLEVPKTLDEFETVMYAFAKGDPDGNGKQDTYGLSREGLNVVFGAFGQSVFTEQLYFNEKNNQLVIGALEPEMKKALTYMQKWYREGIIDPEFITGENKGGYKHLSHAFINGKIGMTSMGNYYHWNQEGDYSVLNENGQETPVEASFNVNELLQKNATAEVVFGSPVIGPDGHSGSKGNNLLMNFIAIGAEAAKEPGKLEKILEILDYVSANPDPEEQIKMEYGLPGKHWNWSAEDSNSFHLLYPYNRMENYMNMIGSSIGMTVPSTPSDKREQWAASAGLTENGIYNRLEVATPALIQYSSELIRMRDRAYISIITGDQPVEYFDTFVEEFMDAGGQQVLLEANDWYKEHMETSRAQ, encoded by the coding sequence ATGAACCTTAACCTGTCAAGAAAGCTATGGCTATATTCCGCAATGCTCCTCCTTCTCGTATTTATAAGTGGATGTACCTTTTTAGGGAGAGAAACAGCACAAGTGCAACAGCAGGACCATCTGGCAAGCGCTGAGAAAGATACAGCACCGCAGTATACGATATCCTGGACCATGCATCAAAATATCCCTGTTCCTGAGGACGCTGAGATGATTGCCTATATTGAGGATCGGTTTGATGTCGATCTGAAGGTGTGGAATCTTGAAAACAAGCGGTACGAGGAACTGCTTGATCTGGAGCTTGCTCAAGGTAAAATACCCGATCTGTTCCGAATCAGACAACCGCATGATCTGCTTAAGTATCAAATGCAAGGGGTCTTAGCGGAAATTCCTCCGGAAGTCCTTGAACAATATGCGCCAAATATCGTACAACGCATTCGCGATTATGATTCACGTTACCTAGAGTATGGAAAAATAAACGGCTCCTTATATGGAATTCCAGCCATTAATCAGACCAACATCTATCGAACCCCTGTTGTATACCGAGAGGACTGGCTTAAGCAGCTTGGTCTGGAGGTGCCCAAGACATTAGATGAATTTGAAACGGTTATGTATGCCTTTGCCAAAGGTGATCCGGACGGAAATGGTAAACAGGATACGTATGGCCTATCCAGAGAGGGCTTAAATGTCGTGTTTGGCGCTTTTGGACAGTCCGTTTTCACCGAGCAACTGTATTTTAATGAAAAAAACAACCAACTTGTGATCGGCGCTTTGGAGCCGGAGATGAAAAAAGCCCTGACTTATATGCAAAAGTGGTACCGGGAAGGGATTATCGACCCTGAGTTCATAACCGGCGAAAATAAAGGTGGATATAAACATCTATCCCATGCTTTTATTAATGGAAAAATTGGGATGACCTCGATGGGCAACTATTATCATTGGAATCAAGAGGGAGACTACAGTGTCCTTAATGAAAATGGCCAAGAAACTCCAGTGGAGGCCTCGTTTAATGTTAATGAGCTGTTACAAAAGAACGCAACTGCAGAAGTTGTATTTGGTTCTCCTGTTATTGGTCCTGATGGACATAGCGGTTCAAAAGGGAACAATCTGTTGATGAATTTTATTGCTATAGGAGCTGAGGCTGCGAAGGAGCCGGGAAAACTGGAGAAAATTTTGGAGATTCTCGATTATGTAAGTGCCAACCCCGATCCGGAGGAGCAAATCAAAATGGAGTATGGCCTTCCAGGAAAACACTGGAATTGGAGCGCTGAAGATTCAAACTCGTTCCATTTACTTTACCCATACAACAGAATGGAGAATTATATGAATATGATCGGCTCAAGTATCGGCATGACGGTTCCAAGTACGCCCTCGGATAAACGTGAACAGTGGGCTGCATCTGCAGGGTTGACGGAGAATGGTATCTATAATCGCCTGGAGGTTGCAACCCCTGCCCTGATTCAATATTCATCTGAATTGATTCGCATGAGAGACAGAGCGTACATCTCTATTATCACTGGCGATCAGCCTGTGGAGTATTTTGATACCTTTGTGGAAGAATTCATGGATGCAGGTGGGCAACAGGTGCTACTTGAAGCGAATGATTGGTATAAGGAGCATATGGAGACAAGTCGCGCACAATAG
- a CDS encoding helix-turn-helix domain-containing protein, whose translation MHKPFQSVRSKMVLSYLAVVLVIALLFGSIFYLFFSHQYSKEIRINNQLSLKSTVNTIESSVIQKVNQVYLSLALGNAASIDLDSLKGNHSKILDIEQSLKNMVQNYSDLIEAIHVYDTKNHFIVSSVYGLLLYEDTPSSVDHTTDWIAAMKETPESSLWMKTRMVPQDVYIESRKQGKMSPLISYVHSYPFQSSGQDSRAMIAIDIKESAISQIIENMLPADYANTLIIDQDGTVISAADKTLIGSSTEENLTQSLLTFHSSDENFTPVFNYDSHVVTQDQFKGNAWRIYTTTPNESFYYKLDSLREISVLLGLLAVAVGIAMSSIFTRANYSPLKRIMNNIKSRMDSPTSLKQDEYRFIDTTFNSLSNKVDSLEETLQANHRMIKHSIMLNMLNNRFTPEELTEQLQSVHISMAYSRFRCIVIDPVNEKWKDLQPRQLQHTLYTMIQQLEIAEMDETQLLAEELQDHKIAVIICTNQPAEPLSDHIVDFIHTEASSRFGMEFVLSLGGWVEHFTKIHTSYHQANTLIRYSYFFPEQSAIQDLDLLNREASSLEIPESYLVNFEKKLQTRDVQGTVQAIQELVATIKKGPYSAEYSRIILLKTVSIYAECINQVRLQPAEASSLNMYKQFSLFYNINRYSEWMIHLVTEYVMQMEKRSEVRSVDTISAVKAYIHEHLSGDLTLDHVSEQVFISPKYLSKLFKEETGIVYSEYVTNQRMERARELMTQREITVEQIASTVGYRTPAYFIKKFKEIHGCTPKNFMRSLMEQGSI comes from the coding sequence ATGCATAAGCCATTTCAATCTGTGAGATCCAAGATGGTTCTTTCCTACCTTGCTGTTGTTCTTGTCATTGCGCTTCTTTTCGGCTCCATTTTCTATCTCTTCTTCTCCCATCAATACAGCAAAGAGATCCGTATCAATAATCAACTGTCGCTGAAAAGCACGGTCAATACTATTGAGAGCTCCGTTATCCAGAAGGTGAATCAGGTCTATCTGTCCCTGGCACTCGGTAACGCCGCTAGTATCGATTTAGATAGCTTAAAAGGAAACCATAGCAAAATCCTGGACATCGAACAGTCCCTCAAAAATATGGTGCAAAATTATTCCGATCTCATTGAAGCTATTCATGTGTACGATACAAAGAACCACTTCATCGTCTCATCTGTATATGGGCTATTGCTCTATGAGGACACGCCTTCGAGTGTGGATCATACGACGGATTGGATTGCTGCGATGAAAGAGACTCCAGAAAGCTCCTTATGGATGAAGACTCGCATGGTGCCTCAGGATGTTTATATCGAATCACGGAAACAGGGCAAGATGAGTCCTCTAATTTCCTATGTCCATAGTTACCCGTTTCAATCGTCTGGGCAAGACAGTAGGGCCATGATTGCGATTGATATCAAAGAATCAGCGATCAGTCAGATTATTGAAAATATGCTCCCTGCTGACTATGCAAATACATTAATCATCGATCAGGACGGAACCGTCATATCTGCCGCGGACAAAACGTTGATAGGCAGCTCCACGGAGGAGAATCTAACGCAGTCGCTGCTCACCTTCCATTCTTCAGATGAGAATTTCACACCTGTATTTAACTATGACTCTCATGTCGTTACCCAAGATCAATTTAAAGGAAATGCATGGAGAATCTACACAACCACACCTAATGAAAGCTTCTATTATAAATTGGATAGCTTGAGGGAGATTTCGGTTCTTCTCGGTTTATTGGCTGTTGCGGTTGGAATAGCGATGTCGTCCATCTTTACCAGGGCCAACTATAGTCCTCTTAAACGAATCATGAATAACATCAAGAGCCGGATGGATAGCCCAACCAGCTTAAAGCAGGACGAATATCGTTTCATCGATACAACGTTTAACAGTCTGTCCAATAAAGTTGATAGTCTTGAAGAAACCTTACAGGCCAATCACAGAATGATTAAGCATAGTATCATGCTCAATATGTTAAATAATCGATTTACACCCGAGGAACTTACAGAACAGCTCCAGTCTGTTCACATTTCAATGGCCTACTCTCGCTTCCGTTGCATCGTCATTGACCCTGTCAATGAGAAGTGGAAGGATCTGCAGCCACGACAGTTGCAGCATACGTTGTATACGATGATCCAGCAACTGGAGATCGCAGAAATGGATGAAACTCAACTGCTGGCAGAGGAATTGCAGGATCACAAAATAGCAGTAATCATCTGTACCAACCAACCCGCAGAACCGCTCTCTGATCACATTGTAGACTTTATTCACACTGAGGCGAGCAGCAGATTTGGTATGGAATTTGTACTATCGTTAGGCGGATGGGTGGAACACTTCACAAAGATTCACACAAGCTATCATCAGGCGAATACCCTGATTCGATACAGCTACTTCTTCCCCGAGCAATCTGCCATTCAGGATCTTGATCTTCTGAACAGGGAAGCCAGCAGTCTGGAGATCCCGGAGTCATACCTCGTAAACTTTGAAAAGAAATTGCAGACTCGGGATGTGCAAGGTACGGTTCAGGCCATTCAGGAATTGGTCGCGACAATAAAAAAAGGTCCCTATTCCGCCGAATACAGTCGGATCATCTTATTAAAAACGGTATCTATTTACGCGGAGTGTATTAATCAGGTGCGCCTGCAACCCGCCGAGGCGAGTTCATTGAATATGTACAAGCAATTTTCATTGTTCTACAATATCAACCGCTATTCGGAATGGATGATTCATCTCGTTACCGAATATGTGATGCAGATGGAGAAGCGAAGCGAAGTACGAAGTGTGGATACCATCTCGGCTGTCAAAGCCTATATTCACGAGCACTTATCGGGCGATCTCACGCTGGATCATGTCTCAGAGCAAGTATTCATCAGCCCTAAATATCTCAGTAAACTTTTCAAGGAAGAAACCGGGATTGTCTATTCCGAATATGTTACGAATCAGCGAATGGAACGCGCCCGGGAACTCATGACACAGCGTGAAATTACGGTTGAGCAGATCGCAAGTACGGTCGGTTACCGTACCCCTGCCTATTTCATTAAGAAGTTCAAAGAGATTCATGGATGTACACCGAAAAATTTCATGCGCAGTCTAATGGAACAGGGATCTATATAG
- a CDS encoding S-layer homology domain-containing protein, which translates to MRKPLKKSLALLLMLSMVGPTFAEKSFAADQKIQFSDIKGHWAEANIQAWGDEGLIRGYLDHSFKPNTYITRAEFMNLVNGAFGYSGQAKITFNDVSESAWYYEAISIANANGYIDGYTDGTMKPQDPITRQEAAKVIAGILNLELNETAANVFSDSSSIAAWSKGAVGGAAAAKIIAGYADGSFKPLNSITRAEAVSALVKAVETDATTAAKPAKPKGTATVLNVNPPSDEARLSAVKHGANAGDDTLKNIAETNPFIDILDGFDQVWSMNQADWRDGTAATQIGADGKNAKYGDGPSPYFDGFKNDPTVAVADQKTYANEEIRNKATWEANIKYVEKVTQNRTAEEALAAYYDDQRDKIYSVMEGFGPLANTYVDIIKPKTNVERTVDEMNVVLTEETVEDESQGIGDWEAKTELSDLVHLVDLVRFKIPASSNPSKYFYSSPRPWRMNSNGEVKEVVDSKGLPVWETLGEGEKKEVPLASGGTKSTGEKHYQQYETNVKLIPALTYVKRIAEDGRGKDGGFPSGHTSAAYLSVFPLAYATPERFSELLTRAAQLGENRVVTGMHSPLDVIGGRIQSTAMAAYALNKAENKDVLEKGYENAGEVFGAAAKEKNMSLYEYAHTVTEDYTFKSAYDEHKWEDHDANKAFYREKMTYGLPQTGTKGLAPVVPQGAEALLETRQPYLTDEQRRQVLYTTSIDSGYPVLDESKGWGRIDLVTAADGYGAFLNNVTVDMDASKGRFNAEDWWRNDITGSGMLTKKGTGTLTLTGKNSYTGGTLLQAGMLVAKSSTAFGTGDLYVENGTVVVDVDGALNLNRNFTMDNGTLELIVTDNNSQLNVGRKLYIDGGSLKLDLSNYKIEGSKDITLITANGITGEFDSVTAEGYNVTVTYEKGRIIAHVVAK; encoded by the coding sequence ATGAGAAAACCACTTAAAAAGTCACTGGCATTACTTCTAATGTTGTCTATGGTAGGTCCGACATTTGCAGAGAAGAGTTTTGCAGCCGATCAGAAGATTCAATTCTCTGATATTAAGGGACACTGGGCGGAAGCGAATATTCAAGCATGGGGTGATGAAGGATTAATTCGAGGTTACCTGGATCATTCATTTAAACCAAATACGTATATTACCAGAGCAGAATTTATGAATTTGGTAAACGGTGCCTTTGGGTATTCTGGACAAGCTAAAATTACCTTCAACGATGTGTCTGAGAGTGCATGGTATTACGAAGCCATTTCTATTGCAAATGCAAATGGATATATAGATGGATACACCGATGGCACCATGAAGCCACAAGATCCGATTACACGTCAGGAAGCAGCTAAAGTGATTGCCGGTATTCTAAATTTGGAATTGAATGAAACAGCAGCGAATGTCTTTAGCGATTCATCGTCTATTGCAGCTTGGAGCAAGGGAGCTGTAGGTGGAGCTGCAGCAGCGAAAATTATCGCTGGTTATGCAGACGGAAGCTTCAAACCGCTTAATTCAATTACTCGTGCCGAAGCAGTGTCTGCGCTCGTTAAGGCGGTGGAAACAGATGCGACTACAGCTGCCAAACCAGCTAAGCCAAAAGGAACCGCAACCGTATTGAATGTTAATCCTCCATCAGATGAAGCTCGGTTGTCTGCCGTGAAGCACGGAGCCAATGCCGGAGACGACACCTTAAAAAATATTGCAGAAACCAATCCGTTTATTGATATTTTAGACGGTTTTGATCAAGTATGGTCCATGAACCAAGCGGACTGGAGAGATGGAACAGCGGCAACCCAAATTGGAGCTGATGGGAAGAATGCAAAGTATGGAGATGGACCGTCCCCATATTTTGACGGCTTTAAGAATGATCCAACCGTAGCTGTCGCTGATCAGAAAACATATGCAAATGAAGAGATCCGAAACAAAGCGACTTGGGAAGCCAATATCAAATATGTAGAAAAGGTCACGCAAAATCGCACGGCTGAAGAGGCATTGGCAGCCTATTACGATGACCAAAGAGATAAGATCTATAGCGTGATGGAGGGCTTTGGTCCGCTGGCTAACACGTATGTAGATATCATCAAGCCAAAGACAAACGTTGAACGAACGGTGGACGAGATGAATGTGGTATTGACCGAGGAAACCGTGGAAGATGAAAGCCAAGGCATTGGAGATTGGGAAGCAAAGACGGAACTTTCAGATTTGGTCCATTTAGTTGATCTGGTTCGATTCAAAATTCCTGCCTCATCTAATCCCTCTAAATATTTCTACTCTTCCCCTAGACCGTGGAGAATGAATTCCAATGGAGAAGTGAAAGAAGTGGTTGACAGCAAAGGACTGCCTGTATGGGAAACCTTGGGCGAAGGTGAGAAAAAAGAAGTACCATTGGCTTCAGGCGGCACCAAATCAACAGGAGAAAAACATTACCAGCAATACGAAACCAACGTTAAGCTTATTCCTGCGTTAACTTATGTCAAACGAATCGCTGAGGATGGAAGAGGAAAAGATGGCGGATTTCCGAGCGGACATACCAGTGCAGCTTACTTATCCGTATTTCCTTTGGCATACGCTACACCAGAACGATTCTCTGAGTTGTTAACGAGAGCAGCTCAGTTGGGCGAGAATCGAGTCGTAACGGGGATGCACTCACCGCTGGATGTTATAGGAGGAAGAATACAATCCACAGCTATGGCTGCATATGCACTTAATAAGGCTGAGAATAAAGATGTGTTAGAGAAAGGTTATGAGAATGCAGGAGAAGTATTTGGAGCTGCAGCCAAGGAAAAAAATATGAGTCTGTATGAGTATGCACATACCGTAACAGAGGATTACACGTTCAAGAGTGCTTACGACGAACACAAATGGGAAGATCATGATGCCAATAAAGCCTTCTATAGAGAGAAGATGACTTACGGTCTTCCACAAACCGGAACCAAAGGTTTGGCTCCCGTTGTACCGCAAGGAGCAGAAGCCCTGTTAGAAACACGTCAACCGTATTTAACAGATGAGCAACGCAGACAAGTATTGTATACAACATCCATTGACTCTGGATATCCTGTACTGGATGAATCCAAGGGCTGGGGTAGAATTGATCTGGTCACGGCTGCGGATGGATACGGTGCTTTCTTGAACAATGTAACCGTAGATATGGACGCTTCCAAAGGACGGTTTAATGCAGAAGACTGGTGGAGAAATGATATCACCGGTAGTGGAATGCTCACGAAAAAGGGAACAGGAACCCTTACATTGACAGGGAAAAATAGCTACACAGGCGGAACCTTGCTGCAAGCAGGAATGCTGGTAGCCAAATCTTCAACTGCTTTTGGTACAGGTGATCTGTATGTAGAAAATGGAACAGTTGTCGTTGATGTCGACGGAGCACTCAACTTAAATAGAAACTTTACCATGGATAACGGTACGTTGGAATTGATAGTGACTGACAACAACAGTCAGCTGAATGTCGGCAGAAAACTCTATATTGATGGAGGAAGTTTGAAACTCGACTTGTCCAACTATAAGATTGAAGGTTCCAAAGATATTACGTTAATCACGGCGAATGGAATTACAGGTGAATTCGACAGTGTAACGGCAGAGGGTTATAACGTTACGGTCACATACGAAAAAGGTCGTATCATTGCACATGTTGTAGCCAAATAA